In Lepus europaeus isolate LE1 chromosome 23, mLepTim1.pri, whole genome shotgun sequence, a single genomic region encodes these proteins:
- the PRR14L gene encoding protein PRR14L isoform X5, giving the protein MLSSGTETQPAPLDSSVSAVVQELYPELPVSVSKEPPADSEPSVIPDRKPGAPSSLVSQSRALPWELQRTHAERCCEETSESLHRGGAPGRCGLVDPTAGGSLDSGILARKEKAKSMELTVFRAEGDQAEVRRAPCEGVKEEPRQHCAAAGDRIRPSQEDLLMQSSKELACTGLPGDFLRNKERSVQIIKESLVEAPAEVQGMKVNGTETDSSEGHENGNETVPFPKWTMGRKSCVSQTPSVKQTTVSNRHLATIRKNTVLHMVIPQPRETQAL; this is encoded by the exons ATGCTGTCCTCCGGAACAGAGACTCAGCCAGCTCCGCTTGATTCCTCCGTGTCTGCCGTGGTACAGGAGTTATACCCTGAACTCCCAGTAAGTGTCTCCAAAGAGCCTCCTGCTGACTCTGAGCCGAGTGTCATTCCAGATAGGAAGCCTGGAGCCCCAAGCTCTCTTGTGAGTCAGAGTAGGGCATTGCCCTGGGAGCTGCAGAGGACTCACGCGGAACGCTGTTGTGAAGAAACCTCTGAGAGCCTGCATCGTGGGGGTGCGCCTGGGAGGTGCGGGCTAGTGGACCCCACGGCAGGAGGGTCTCTGGATTCTGGGATCTTGGCTAGGAAAGAGAAAGCCAAGAGCATGGAGCTAACGGTCTTCAGAGCTGAAGGGGACCAGGCGGAAGTTAGAAGAGCCCCCTGTGAGGGAGTGAAGGAAGAGCCTCGTCAGCATTGCGCAGCTGCTGGAGACAGGATCCGCCCGAGCCAG GAGGACCTCCTGATGCAGTCCAGCAAAGAACTTGCATGCACAGGCCTCCCTGGAGACTTTCTAAGGAATAAAG AGCGAAGTGTGCAGATTATAAAAGAAAGCCTGGTAGAAGCCCCTGCAGAAGTACAAGGTATGAAGGTCAATGGGACTGAGACGGACAGTAGTGAAGGCCACGAGAACGGCAAT GAAACAGTGCCATTTCCAAAGTGGACAATGGGAAGGAAGAGTTGTGTAAGTCAAACCCCGTCTGTGAAGCAGACAACAGTCAGCAACAGACACTTGGCCACCATAAGGAAAAACACAGTTCTGCACATGGTAATCCCACAGCCACGAGAAACCCAGGCGCTGTAG